In a genomic window of Oscillatoria salina IIICB1:
- a CDS encoding Cfr10I/Bse634I family restriction endonuclease, translated as MVSHDFWFTETKKGKIKINRITIYQDLSSEIVNKLEQNLSVSEIIAWLRSISRENFRNATLTNFF; from the coding sequence ATGGTTAGCCATGATTTTTGGTTTACTGAAACTAAAAAGGGTAAAATTAAAATTAATAGGATTACTATTTATCAAGATTTGTCCTCAGAAATAGTAAATAAGCTAGAGCAAAATTTATCTGTTAGTGAAATTATTGCTTGGTTGAGAAGTATCTCCAGAGAAAATTTTAGGAATGCTACTCTTACAAATTTTTTCTGA